The genomic segment GCGATGGTGGCCCCGCCGTAAAGGCACGGCGCGACGTTGTCCGGGTGCCCCTCGGCTGCCGCGGCCCAGCGCAGCGCGGTCTCGGTCGGCAGCGCGGTACCGGCGAGCGCGGCGCCGAGCAGGATGCCGGCGACGATCGCCGCGGACGAGGAGCCGAGACCGCGGGCGTGCGGGATCCGGTTGGTACAGCGCAGCTCCAGTCCCCGCGGCCGGCCGCCGAGGCGGTCCAGGGTGGTGAGCGCCGTCGCCGCGACGAGGTGGCTGTCGTCGGTCGGTACCGCGCCGGCGCCCTCGCCGGTGGCGACGACCCGGACGCCGTCACCGCTCGCGCGGGCGGCGACCTCGTCGTAGCGGGCGAGCGAGAGACCGAGGGCGTCGAAGCCGGGGCCGAGATTGGCGCTGGTGGCCGGCACCCGGACGCGCACCCACCCGTCGCCCGCGGGCAGGTCGCCGTCGCGCTGGCCCTGGTCGGGGCGGTCCGGGCCGGGCGGTTGCTGGTCGCGCATGGGGTCATCTCACCATCGCGGCGCCGAGGTGGCGACGACGCCCCGGGCGTGTCCCACGCCGGCAGGAGGCGGCCGACACACCCCGGCCACCAACCGGACTCGAAGTGACATTTCTCCGACCCGCCTTGTGACCGACGCCTCGTCTGGTGCACTCTGCCTCGGGCGGACTGACTTATCCCCAGTGTCCGTCGTTCTCTCGCCCTGAAGAACAAGGGGTTCAGATGACACAACCGTCCCGATCAGCCGCGCGCCGGCGGCGCCGGCTGCTGCCCGTCCTCGCCGGGCTCAGCGGCGCGCTGCTGCTGGCCGCCACCGCTCCCGCCCAGTCCGCGCCGGCCGGCCGCGCCGCACCGGGCGGCGCGGCGCGGTCGGCCGACCCGCTGCCGCTGGCCAACTACGACGCCCGCACCGACGATCCCGGCGCGCGCCGCACCCTCGCCGCGCGCGACGCCCGCGCCGCGGCGAAGCCGGCCGCCGGGGTTGCCGCGCTCCGGCACCGGCTCGGTACCGAGGGGATCGTCGACATCGACCCGCTCACCGGTACCGCGCGGCAGGTGGCCAACACCGACGGCTACCTGACCGGTACCTCGTCGGCGAGGCCGGCCGACGTCGCGCTGCGCTACGTGCGCGCGCACCGCGACGTGTTCGGGCTGTCCGACGCGGCGGTGGCCGACCTGGCCCTGCGCCGCGACTACGTGGACGTGGCCGGGACGCACCACCTGTCGTACACCCAGAGCGTGGCCGGGGTGCCGGTGTTCGGCAACGGCCTGCAGGCCAACGTGTCCCGCACCGGCCGGCTGATCAGCGTGCTCGGCTCGCCGGTCGCCTCGTTGCCGGCCCGGGTCGGCACCGCCACGCTGTCGGCCGCCGAGGCCCGCCGGGCCGCGGTACGCAACGCCGGGCAGTCCGCGACCGCGCAGCCGGCGAAGGTGGCCGGCGGCGAGACCACCTTCGCCGGTGGCGACACCGCGCGCCAGGTGGTGTTCGAGACGGTGCACGGGCCGCGGCTGGCCTGGCAGACCATCACCACGCCGGCCAAGGGCGAGATGTACCTGCACGTGCTGGACGCGCGCACCGGCCGGGTGCTGTACCGGCAGGACCTGGTCGACAACGAGTCGGCGCGGGCGACGGTCTGGGACAACTACCCGGGTGCCCGCCGCGGCGGGCGGGCCCGCAGCCGCAGCCTGACCGCGCACGGCTGGCTGCCCCGCGGCGCGAGCACACTGGACGGCAACAACGCGCACGTCTACTCCGACCTCAACGACAACAACCGGCCGGACGCCGGCGAGGAGGTGCCGGCCAACGCGAACGGGTCGTTCGTGTTCGGCTTCACCAACTTCGACGCGCAGAACCCGGGCAAGGGCTGTTCGGCGGCGTACCCGTGCTCGTGGGATCCGAACACGCCGAACTCCTGGCAGGCCAACCGGAAGCAGAACGCCGCGCAGGTGTTCTACTTCCTCGGCAAGTACCACGACCACCTGGCGGCGCGGCCGATCGGGTTCACCCGGGCGGCCGGCAACTTCGACGCCCGGGACGGTGACGCGGTCCAGGCCGAGCCGGACGACGGCGCGAACACCGCCGACGGGCTGCCCGACTCCGCGCACGTGGACAACGCGAACATGGCCACTCCGCCGGACGGCCAGGCGCCGCGGATGCAGATGTACCTGTGGAACGACCCGGCCGACCAGTCCGACGGCTTCATCCCGTCCAACGGCGGCGACGAGGCGGACGTGGTGTACCACGAGTACACCCACGGGCTGTCCAACCGGCTGGTGGTCGACGCGAACGGGCTGTCCACGCTGGGCAACGTGCAGGCCGGCTCGATGGGCGAGGCGTGGAGCGACTTCTACGCCTACGACTTCCTGGTCGACCAGCACTACTTCACCGACAGCCGGTACCGGTCCGGCGACCTGAACATCGGCATCTACGTCGGGCACGGGCAGACGATCCGTACCCAGCCGCTGGACTGCGCGGTCGGCGCCTCGGCGACGGTGTGCCCCGGCACCAAGGCCGCCGGGCCGGGCGGCTACACCTACGGCGACTTCGGCAAGATCTCCTCGCGCGGTACCGAGGTGCACGCCGACGGGGAGATCTGGGCCGAGACGCTGTGGGACCTGCGGACCCGGCTGGGCAGCCGGCTGACCGAGTCGCTGGTGACCCGGGCGATGGAGCTGTCCGCGAACAACCCGTCGTTCCTGGACGAGCGCAACGCGATCCTGATGGCCGACACCGTGGTCAACCACGGCCGGGCGCACAAGGCGATCTGGCAGGTGTTCGCGCACCGCGGGATGGGCTACTTCGCCGGTTCGCTGTCCGGTGACGACACGCAGCCGGTGGAGGACTTCTCGATGCCGCCGGCCAAGGGCACCCCGACCGGTACGGTCTCGGGCACCGTCACCGACTCCGCCGGTGCCGGGGTCTCCGGCGCGACGGTCGCCTTCGGCGGGCACGCCTCCGGCTACCTCGGTGACTTCGCCGGCGTGACCGACGCCGACGGGCACTACTCGATCGGCGGCATCCCGGCCGGCACCTACCCGAAGGTGTTCGCCAGCGGCCCCGGCTACGAGCAGTCCGACCAGCGGTCGATCTCGGTGTCGTCGAACGGGACCACGGCCGACTGGTCGCTGGTGCGCGACTGGGCGGCGGTGTCCGGCGGCGCCAGCATCGCCGACTTCAACGGCCCCGACTACACCCCGGACTGTGGCCCGGACGGGCTGTACGACGCGACGCAGGGGCACGGCTGGGGCTCCGACGTGGTCGGCGGCAAGGACGGGGTCGGGATCGACCCGCGGCACGTGACGGTGGCGCTGCCGACCGCGGTGGACATCGCGGAGCTGCGCATCGACCCGTCCGCGACCTGTGGCGACGACCAGTCCGCCTCGGCCGGCGACTACCAGGTGGAGACGTCGACCGACGGCAAGACCTGGACGGTGGCGGCGAAGGGCCACTTCGGCCCGGACGCGTTCCACACGTACACCACGGTGTCGCTGACCGCCGGCGCGACCGGGGTCAAGTACCTGCGCTACACGATCCTCGGTTCGCAGGTGAGCGACTACGGCATCAGCTGCGCCAGCCGGCCGGTGTCCGGCTGCTTCTACGTGGACAGCACCGAGGTGCTGGTGCACGGCTCACCGAGCTGACCCGTTGCCGGCTCCACCGCGGGGCGCGACCCGACCGGGTCGCGCCCCGCTGCCGTGCGGTGCCCCGCACGGCGGGCCACGGTGATCGCCGACTCGGCGCGCCATGCGACCTAGGTAGCTGAGCCACTCTCGCTGCCCGGTCCGGTCCGCGACACCGGATCGTTCGCCGCCGGCCGGCCCGCGGTGCGGGGGCGCAACGCCAGCCAGCAGGCGATCGCCGCGTACCCGCACACCACGGCCAGACCACCCCACCACGGCAGCGGCAGGTACCCGGCGGACGGCGCGAAGTGTGCGGTCACCTGGTCGAAGCGGGTGTTGCTGGACAGCACCGCGAAGCCCGCCGCCGGGCTGAGCCGCAGCAGCCAGTCGGCCACCGCGTCCGGCAGCAGCGGCACCCTACCGACCGCGTACGGCAGCAGCAGCGTCACCGTGCCGACCAGCGCGCCGAGCCATCCTCGCCGGCACCACGTCCCCAGCCCGTACCCGAAGGCGGCGCCGGCGGCGAGCAGAGCGGCCGCGCCGACCACGACGCGCAGCTCGGTGCCCAGCGGTACCGCGATCACCGCGGAGCCCGCCGCCCGGAGCGCCGCCACCCCCGCCGGCACCGCGATCGCGGCGGCGACGAGGCCGGCGACACCGGTGGCCACGACGAGCACCCCGAGCCGGGCCAGCCGGTACCGCCGGCCACCGGCACCGGGCTCGCCGTCGCCCGCCGGGCGACGGCGCCCACCGCGGCCGGCACCGAAGCGGGCGGCGACGATCAGCACCAGAAGCAGCGCGAGCGGCAGACCGCCGAGGGTGTCCCCGACCGACGCCGCGTGCTGCTCACCGATCGGGCCGATGTCGCCGGTACCGGTGACGGCGAGCGTGCCGCCGCGGGCCACCAACCCGGGAGCTCGGTGGTACCGCTCCCAGTCGGTCTGGCCCATCTCACCGATCGGCCCGGCGGCCCAGTGCGCGGAGGTCGCGCCGGTCAGCGACACATGGTCGAAGGTGCCGGTGACCTGGGTGAAGCGGACCTGCTCCAGGCTGCCCCCCAGGCCGACCCGCCGCAGGGTCAGGTCGCCGGGTGAGGCCGCGAACAGGCCGATGTCCACCCTGGCGCCCAGATGCTTCGGCCGGACCACGCCGACCCGCCGCCAGCGCCTACCGTCGGCCGACTCCTCGCCGACCACCGTGCCGCCGGTGCGGGTCAGGCGCAGCCAGCGCGGCGCCGCGGTGCGGGGGCTGCCGGCGATGTCGTGCACGTAGTCGTACTGCAGCCGCACGCCGTGCCGGCCGGTCCGCATCAGCGCCGCGTAGCTGGAGCCGGGGCGCAGCCCGTCCTTGACGATGATGCCGACCTTCGCCCAGGGCACCAGCCCCGCGACGATCGTGTCGTGGTGCGGCGGCGGGTAGGTGATCACGCCGGTCATGCCGGCCAGCCGTACCGTCAGCGAGCCGTCGCCGGTCAGCGTCCGGTGCGCGAAGTAGAAGTGGTCGTCGACGGTGCGCCCGCCCGGCCCGACCGGGTCGGTCGGGCACGCGGTCGGCATGTTGCCCGCGCTGCAACTCGACCGGTTCAGGTAGGCGGTGCCCAGCGCCACGGCGACGACGGTCAGGACGGCGACCGCCAGCGCCACGAGGCGGGCCGGGGTACGAAACGCGGTCCAGGCCCGGCGCAGCGCGGGTGGATCCTCGGTCATGGTGGACATACCGCGGTTCTAGCCGCGATCCGGTCACACCGGCCGCACCGTGGTTGTCACCCCGCTGTTAGGTCCGGCGCGGCATGCTGGGGCGATGCCACCTCGCGCGCTCCGCCGGACCGTCCGGGTCCGGTTCACCGCCCTGTACTCCGGGCTGTTCCTGGGCTCCGGCGCGCTGCTGCTGGCGCTCGCGTACGGGTTCACCGCCGGGACCCAGCGGTCGGTCTCCCGCCAGGTGCCCGGCACCGGCGGCAGCACCGGGACCGCCGAGCAACTGCGACGGCTGCAGGCCGAGCTGGCCGACGCGCACGCCAGCCAGACCCGGCAACTGCTGCTCGGCTGCCTGCTGGCGCTCGCGGTGATGGCGGCGCTGTCGGTACTGCTGGGTACCGGGATGGCGCGGCGGGTGCTGCGCCCGCTGCGCGAGATCACCGCAGCCACCCGGCGCATCTCCGCGGCGAACCTGGACCAGCGGCTGGCCGTACCGGGGCCGGACGACGAGGTGAAGGACCTGGCGGACACGATCGACGGGCTGCTGGCCCGGTTGGAAGCGTCGTTCGCGGCACAGCGCCGGTTCGTCGCGGACGCCTCGCACGAGCTGCGGACCCCGCTGACCACGATGCGCGCGGCACTCGACGTGGCCGCGGCCAAACCGGCGCCGGCGCCGCAGACGGTGGCGCTCGCCGGCCGGCTGCGCACCGAGCTGGACCGCGTCGACGGGCTGCTGTCCGGGCTGCTGGTGCTGGCCCGCGCCGAGCACGGCGCGCTGCGCGACCGCGTCCCGGTGCCGCTCGACGGGCTGGTGGCCGACGCGCTGGCCGACCGTGCCGACCAG from the Actinocatenispora thailandica genome contains:
- the thrB gene encoding homoserine kinase, translated to MRDQQPPGPDRPDQGQRDGDLPAGDGWVRVRVPATSANLGPGFDALGLSLARYDEVAARASGDGVRVVATGEGAGAVPTDDSHLVAATALTTLDRLGGRPRGLELRCTNRIPHARGLGSSSAAIVAGILLGAALAGTALPTETALRWAAAAEGHPDNVAPCLYGGATIAWIDDAGTAHAVRLDPVADLHPVALIPAVQGRTAQARALLPAQVPHADAAATAGRAALLVHALTAAPELLLPATEDRLHQRYREPAMPASLALVGALRTAGLPAVLSGAGPTVLALLSGDVSAGQERLGEAVTEFGPGFVTLPLAVDATGARVCN
- a CDS encoding HAMP domain-containing sensor histidine kinase, whose amino-acid sequence is MPPRALRRTVRVRFTALYSGLFLGSGALLLALAYGFTAGTQRSVSRQVPGTGGSTGTAEQLRRLQAELADAHASQTRQLLLGCLLALAVMAALSVLLGTGMARRVLRPLREITAATRRISAANLDQRLAVPGPDDEVKDLADTIDGLLARLEASFAAQRRFVADASHELRTPLTTMRAALDVAAAKPAPAPQTVALAGRLRTELDRVDGLLSGLLVLARAEHGALRDRVPVPLDGLVADALADRADQIAVRRLAVTLDGAGDPVGYGDRTLLARLVANLVDNAVVHNAPGGWIRITTGVTQDEAWLTVATGGPVLDPARLTELTRPFRRLAADRTRSDTGSGLGLSIVAAIAAAHHGNLALTAPATGGLTATVRLPRVAV
- a CDS encoding M36 family metallopeptidase; translation: MTQPSRSAARRRRRLLPVLAGLSGALLLAATAPAQSAPAGRAAPGGAARSADPLPLANYDARTDDPGARRTLAARDARAAAKPAAGVAALRHRLGTEGIVDIDPLTGTARQVANTDGYLTGTSSARPADVALRYVRAHRDVFGLSDAAVADLALRRDYVDVAGTHHLSYTQSVAGVPVFGNGLQANVSRTGRLISVLGSPVASLPARVGTATLSAAEARRAAVRNAGQSATAQPAKVAGGETTFAGGDTARQVVFETVHGPRLAWQTITTPAKGEMYLHVLDARTGRVLYRQDLVDNESARATVWDNYPGARRGGRARSRSLTAHGWLPRGASTLDGNNAHVYSDLNDNNRPDAGEEVPANANGSFVFGFTNFDAQNPGKGCSAAYPCSWDPNTPNSWQANRKQNAAQVFYFLGKYHDHLAARPIGFTRAAGNFDARDGDAVQAEPDDGANTADGLPDSAHVDNANMATPPDGQAPRMQMYLWNDPADQSDGFIPSNGGDEADVVYHEYTHGLSNRLVVDANGLSTLGNVQAGSMGEAWSDFYAYDFLVDQHYFTDSRYRSGDLNIGIYVGHGQTIRTQPLDCAVGASATVCPGTKAAGPGGYTYGDFGKISSRGTEVHADGEIWAETLWDLRTRLGSRLTESLVTRAMELSANNPSFLDERNAILMADTVVNHGRAHKAIWQVFAHRGMGYFAGSLSGDDTQPVEDFSMPPAKGTPTGTVSGTVTDSAGAGVSGATVAFGGHASGYLGDFAGVTDADGHYSIGGIPAGTYPKVFASGPGYEQSDQRSISVSSNGTTADWSLVRDWAAVSGGASIADFNGPDYTPDCGPDGLYDATQGHGWGSDVVGGKDGVGIDPRHVTVALPTAVDIAELRIDPSATCGDDQSASAGDYQVETSTDGKTWTVAAKGHFGPDAFHTYTTVSLTAGATGVKYLRYTILGSQVSDYGISCASRPVSGCFYVDSTEVLVHGSPS